In Variovorax paradoxus, a single genomic region encodes these proteins:
- a CDS encoding ATP-binding response regulator: MTSPLPSPTDSHRIFEVQLSVLLRSFPFALAGSVISACVVAYVMQAVVPKAQVVAWISATLVVAAFRFGAMLYYARTRSRPESGERWLRQMVIGNIASGILWGLPFAYWTFFVPLEYQLFFIVVLFGLGTGAIYSNYMVLSAVYSFVVPTFAPTFIALAVQPSAVNLALVSSGAAYLVATVAFIHRMNRTHLNALRLGYENLALLQQVRLEKEAAERSDLEKSRFLAAASHDLRQPVHAMSLFLGLLANERLSEHGRYLLENITKASAAMGHLFDALLNISRLDAGVIHPRVQSFPLDRLLDQIRTEYTPQAQQKGLALKVRRCAACVRSDPMLLERILRNLVSNAIAHTPHGRVLIGCRKRGDAVRIEVWDTGPGIPKHEHERVFWEFHQLRNPERDRSKGLGLGLAIVRRTAALLGHTLSLRSVEGRGTVFLLSVDAQQAAAPETPTEANAFAAMQAHAPAISAPPAKPATSQLILVIDDDAQNREGLKLLLESWGHRVIAAPGTAELVELTADVPGKPGLIVSDYRLREHETGVEAIDRLHEEYNDATIPALLVSGDTDPARLIEAAARAIPILHKPVEVEALRDWVDKLLAAG; encoded by the coding sequence ATGACCTCACCGCTCCCCTCCCCCACCGACAGCCACCGCATCTTCGAAGTCCAGCTCTCCGTCCTGCTGCGCAGTTTTCCGTTCGCGCTGGCCGGCTCGGTCATCTCTGCCTGCGTGGTGGCCTACGTGATGCAGGCCGTCGTGCCGAAGGCGCAAGTGGTCGCGTGGATCTCGGCCACGCTGGTGGTTGCGGCGTTCCGTTTCGGCGCGATGCTGTACTACGCGCGCACACGCAGCCGCCCTGAGTCGGGCGAGCGATGGCTGCGGCAGATGGTGATCGGCAACATTGCCTCGGGCATCCTGTGGGGGCTGCCGTTTGCCTACTGGACCTTCTTCGTCCCGCTCGAGTACCAGCTCTTCTTCATCGTGGTGCTGTTCGGGCTGGGCACCGGGGCCATCTATTCGAACTACATGGTGCTGTCGGCGGTGTACTCGTTCGTTGTTCCGACTTTCGCGCCGACCTTCATCGCGCTGGCGGTCCAGCCCTCGGCAGTGAACCTTGCGCTGGTGTCCAGCGGGGCGGCTTACCTGGTCGCCACTGTCGCGTTCATCCATCGCATGAACCGCACGCACCTGAACGCGCTGCGGCTGGGCTATGAAAACCTGGCGCTGCTGCAGCAGGTGCGCCTGGAAAAAGAAGCGGCCGAGCGCAGCGATCTGGAGAAGTCGCGCTTTCTTGCGGCGGCCAGCCACGACCTGCGGCAGCCGGTTCATGCGATGAGCCTTTTCCTCGGCCTGCTGGCAAACGAGCGCCTGTCGGAGCATGGCCGCTACCTGCTGGAGAACATCACCAAGGCAAGCGCGGCGATGGGGCATCTGTTCGATGCCTTGCTCAACATCTCGCGGCTGGATGCGGGCGTGATCCATCCGCGCGTCCAGAGTTTTCCGCTCGACCGGCTGCTCGACCAGATCCGCACCGAATACACGCCGCAGGCGCAGCAAAAGGGGCTGGCGCTGAAGGTACGGCGTTGCGCGGCATGCGTCCGATCAGACCCGATGCTGCTGGAGCGCATCCTGCGCAACCTGGTGAGCAACGCCATCGCGCACACGCCGCACGGGCGCGTGCTGATCGGCTGCCGCAAGCGCGGTGACGCGGTGCGCATCGAGGTCTGGGACACGGGCCCGGGCATTCCGAAGCACGAGCACGAGCGCGTCTTCTGGGAATTCCACCAGCTGCGGAACCCGGAACGCGACCGCAGCAAGGGGCTGGGGCTGGGCCTTGCCATCGTGCGCCGCACGGCGGCGCTGCTGGGGCACACGCTGTCGCTGCGCTCGGTCGAAGGCCGCGGCACTGTCTTTCTGCTGAGCGTCGACGCGCAGCAGGCAGCGGCGCCGGAGACCCCGACCGAGGCCAACGCGTTCGCCGCCATGCAGGCCCACGCGCCGGCAATCTCCGCGCCACCCGCGAAGCCGGCCACGAGCCAACTGATCCTGGTGATCGACGACGACGCGCAGAACCGCGAAGGCCTGAAGCTGCTGCTCGAAAGCTGGGGACACCGTGTGATTGCGGCCCCGGGTACGGCCGAACTGGTCGAGCTGACCGCCGACGTGCCCGGCAAGCCCGGCCTGATCGTGAGCGACTACCGCCTGCGCGAGCACGAGACCGGCGTCGAGGCCATCGACCGCCTGCACGAGGAATACAACGACGCCACCATTCCCGCGCTGCTGGTGAGCGGCGACACCGACCCCGCGCGCCTGATCGAGGCGGCCGCGCGCGCCATTCCCATCCTGCACAAGCCCGTGGAAGTGGAAGCGCTGCGCGACTGGGTCGACAAGCTGCTCGCGGCCGGATGA
- a CDS encoding DUF2721 domain-containing protein, producing MLSIHADTSHVIQLAVGPSFMLAAIGGTLTVLTNRLARVNDRMHKCRDEREDATPAKCTDIDAELATLNRRAKIINAAVSTGALCGVIVCLLIGSLFVANELELAFDRPVAVLFVVAMLALIATYGLLLVEIFVTQKSINPT from the coding sequence ATGCTCAGCATCCACGCAGACACTTCCCACGTCATTCAATTGGCGGTGGGACCTTCGTTCATGTTGGCCGCCATCGGCGGAACGCTGACGGTGTTGACGAACCGGCTCGCGCGGGTCAACGACCGGATGCACAAGTGCCGCGACGAGCGTGAAGACGCCACGCCCGCCAAGTGCACCGACATCGACGCCGAACTCGCGACGCTCAACCGCAGGGCCAAGATCATCAACGCGGCGGTTTCCACCGGCGCGCTGTGCGGCGTCATCGTCTGCCTGCTGATCGGCTCGCTGTTCGTCGCCAATGAACTGGAGTTGGCTTTCGACCGTCCGGTGGCCGTGCTGTTCGTGGTCGCGATGCTGGCGCTGATCGCGACCTACGGCCTGCTGCTGGTCGAGATCTTCGTCACCCAGAAGAGCATCAACCCGACGTAG
- a CDS encoding response regulator transcription factor, translating to MPSTILLIDDHAMFREGLRLALREAEPSMTIETASTGGEALQALQTLPVLDAVMTDYYLPDLGGAALVQQLHRRRGGLRVLVLSASEDPHDIETALEAGAQGFVHKSADSRQLLDALRRVMGGEQNVVHMSPQGVSPLPVLSTPTDGLSRLTARQTEVLHLLCEGLRNAQIAQRLETSEKTVKAHISAIFAALDVSNRTQATIAARRVGLLGKPR from the coding sequence ATGCCTTCCACGATTCTGCTGATCGACGACCACGCCATGTTCCGCGAGGGCCTGCGCCTCGCACTGCGAGAGGCGGAGCCCTCGATGACCATCGAAACCGCCAGCACCGGTGGCGAAGCGCTGCAGGCATTGCAGACCTTGCCGGTGCTCGATGCCGTCATGACCGACTACTACCTGCCCGACCTCGGCGGCGCCGCGCTGGTGCAGCAGTTGCACCGGCGCAGGGGCGGGCTTCGCGTGCTGGTGCTGTCGGCCTCCGAAGACCCGCATGACATCGAAACCGCGCTGGAAGCCGGGGCGCAGGGCTTCGTGCACAAGTCGGCCGACAGCCGGCAGTTGCTGGATGCGCTGCGGCGCGTGATGGGCGGCGAGCAGAACGTGGTGCACATGTCGCCGCAGGGCGTTTCACCGCTGCCTGTGCTGTCGACCCCGACCGACGGCCTGAGCCGCCTGACCGCGCGCCAGACCGAGGTACTGCACCTGCTGTGCGAGGGCCTGCGCAACGCGCAGATCGCGCAGCGGCTGGAGACTTCCGAGAAGACGGTGAAGGCCCATATCTCCGCGATCTTCGCGGCGCTCGACGTGTCCAACCGCACGCAGGCCACCATCGCGGCGCGCCGCGTGGGCCTGCTGGGCAAGCCGCGCTAG
- a CDS encoding serine hydrolase domain-containing protein translates to MQETSPSFPALSRRGMLRLSLGGTAMVSLPGIGWAAAGAASPRFADGLPRSRPEAQGISSASILAFLDEAERSAFELHGFMLWRNGHVVAEGWWDPYKAERRHMTHSLTKSVTVCAVGMAIADGKFGLDDKVVSFFPEHLPPTVSPNLAAMTVRDLLTMRTGHESMVSGSVWRPIRTSWIAEFFKVPVVYTPGSKFVYTSAATYMLSAIVTRTTGQSVADYLKPRFFEPLDITGYEWDVGPEGISPGANGLSWKTVDSLKLGILHAQDGMWNGKRILTKEWVDAVHAPHTKDKYGYQWWLGPHGAYNADGLFGQYSVVFPEQNAVLALNSALPPKAGFNAGLLYKHFPAAFGKAVPMPANGKDSAALEARTRGLRLLPPVKPGSSPVAANVSGQRFDFAENAEKIKSMRLDFSADACTFTMEDERGTHKVQAGLRKPLEGDTTVTGNKLHHEYQPEVMRVVASGEWLDARTFVMTWTFVESAFRDTVVCRFSGPYLRFDRSVNVNSSATEMPTLTGKRVQA, encoded by the coding sequence ATGCAAGAAACCTCTCCCTCTTTTCCCGCTCTCTCGCGCCGCGGCATGCTGCGCCTGTCCCTCGGCGGCACCGCCATGGTTTCCCTTCCGGGCATCGGCTGGGCCGCGGCCGGCGCCGCCAGCCCGCGCTTTGCCGATGGCCTGCCGCGCAGCCGGCCCGAGGCGCAGGGCATTTCGTCCGCGTCGATCCTGGCCTTCCTCGACGAGGCCGAGCGCAGCGCCTTCGAGCTGCATGGCTTCATGCTGTGGCGCAACGGCCATGTGGTGGCCGAAGGCTGGTGGGACCCGTACAAGGCCGAGCGCCGCCACATGACGCACTCGCTGACCAAGAGCGTGACCGTGTGCGCGGTCGGCATGGCCATTGCCGACGGCAAGTTCGGCCTCGACGACAAGGTCGTCTCCTTCTTCCCCGAGCACCTGCCACCCACGGTCAGCCCCAACCTCGCGGCCATGACGGTGCGCGACCTGCTCACCATGCGCACCGGCCACGAGTCGATGGTGTCGGGCTCGGTGTGGCGACCCATTCGCACCAGCTGGATCGCCGAGTTCTTCAAGGTCCCCGTGGTCTACACGCCGGGCAGCAAGTTCGTCTACACCAGCGCAGCCACCTACATGCTGTCGGCCATCGTCACCCGGACCACGGGCCAGTCGGTCGCCGACTATCTCAAGCCGCGCTTCTTCGAGCCGCTGGACATCACGGGCTACGAGTGGGACGTGGGCCCCGAGGGCATCTCGCCCGGCGCCAACGGCCTGAGCTGGAAGACGGTCGACTCGCTCAAGCTCGGCATCCTGCATGCGCAGGACGGCATGTGGAACGGCAAGCGCATCCTCACCAAGGAGTGGGTCGACGCGGTGCACGCGCCGCACACCAAGGACAAGTACGGCTACCAGTGGTGGCTGGGCCCGCACGGCGCCTACAACGCGGACGGCCTGTTCGGCCAGTACTCGGTGGTGTTTCCCGAGCAGAACGCGGTGCTCGCGCTCAACTCGGCGCTGCCGCCCAAGGCCGGCTTCAACGCGGGCCTGCTGTACAAGCACTTCCCGGCCGCTTTCGGCAAGGCCGTGCCCATGCCCGCGAACGGAAAAGACAGCGCCGCGCTCGAGGCCCGCACGCGCGGCCTGCGGCTGCTGCCGCCCGTGAAGCCCGGCAGCTCGCCAGTGGCCGCGAACGTGTCGGGCCAGCGTTTCGACTTTGCGGAGAACGCCGAGAAGATCAAGTCGATGCGGCTCGACTTCAGCGCCGACGCCTGCACCTTCACCATGGAAGACGAGCGCGGCACGCACAAGGTGCAGGCCGGCCTGCGCAAGCCGCTGGAGGGCGACACCACCGTCACCGGCAACAAGCTGCACCACGAGTACCAACCCGAGGTGATGCGCGTGGTGGCCAGCGGCGAGTGGCTCGACGCGCGCACCTTCGTCATGACCTGGACCTTCGTCGAGTCGGCCTTCCGCGACACCGTGGTGTGCCGCTTCTCAGGCCCGTACCTGCGTTTCGACCGCAGCGTGAACGTCAATTCGAGCGCCACCGAGATGCCGACCCTTACCGGAAAGCGGGTGCAGGCCTGA